The following proteins come from a genomic window of Corallococcus sp. NCRR:
- a CDS encoding aldehyde dehydrogenase — protein MEKVLNYIGGELVPAAGGQWLDKPEPATGQLYAHVPDSREADVQSAVEAAGRAFSAWAALPAMERSRYLRRIAGLIHERLDAFARAESIDTGKPLSVARTVDIPRSVLNFEFFADAATQFSSEAHPMDGVALNYTLRSPLGVVGCISPWNLPLYLLTWKIAPALAAGNCVVAKPSEVTPMTAFLLSQVCRDAGLPPGVLNLVHGLGPHVGGPLTRHPDVSAISFTGSTRTGAEIARVAAPAFKKLSLEMGGKNPNVIFADCDFDEALATTLRSSFANQGQICLCGPRIFVQRSLYPRFKEALVARTRALKVGDPLVDGTDQGALVSREHFEKVMGYIALAKQEGGHILTGGQRASVPGRCANGWFIEPTLVEGLAPTCRTNQEEIFGPVATLMPFDDEEEVLSWANSTRYGLAGSVWTKDLTRAHRFASRLHSGIVWVNTWMLRDLRTPFGGVKESGVGREGGWDALRFFTEPKNVCIKL, from the coding sequence TTGGAGAAGGTCCTCAACTATATCGGTGGCGAGCTGGTGCCCGCGGCGGGCGGCCAGTGGCTGGACAAGCCGGAGCCCGCGACGGGCCAGCTCTACGCGCACGTGCCGGACTCGCGCGAGGCGGACGTGCAGTCCGCCGTGGAGGCCGCGGGCCGGGCCTTCTCCGCGTGGGCCGCCCTGCCGGCGATGGAGCGCTCGCGCTACCTGCGCCGCATCGCGGGGCTCATCCACGAACGCCTGGACGCCTTCGCGCGGGCGGAGTCCATCGACACCGGCAAGCCGCTGTCGGTGGCCCGCACGGTGGACATCCCGCGCAGCGTGCTCAACTTCGAGTTCTTCGCGGACGCGGCGACGCAGTTCTCCAGCGAAGCGCACCCCATGGACGGCGTGGCGCTCAACTACACGCTGCGCTCGCCGCTGGGCGTGGTGGGCTGCATCTCGCCGTGGAACCTGCCGCTGTACCTGCTCACGTGGAAGATCGCCCCCGCGCTGGCGGCGGGCAACTGCGTGGTGGCCAAGCCGTCGGAGGTGACGCCGATGACGGCCTTCCTCCTGTCGCAGGTGTGCCGCGACGCGGGCCTGCCGCCGGGCGTGCTCAACCTGGTGCACGGCCTGGGGCCCCACGTCGGCGGGCCGCTCACGCGCCACCCGGACGTCAGCGCCATCTCCTTCACCGGCAGCACGCGCACGGGCGCGGAGATCGCCCGCGTGGCCGCGCCCGCGTTCAAGAAGCTGTCCCTGGAGATGGGCGGCAAGAACCCCAACGTCATCTTCGCGGACTGCGACTTCGACGAGGCGCTGGCCACCACGCTGCGCTCGTCGTTCGCGAATCAAGGACAGATCTGCCTCTGCGGCCCGCGCATCTTCGTGCAGCGCTCGCTGTATCCGCGCTTCAAGGAGGCGCTGGTCGCGCGCACCAGGGCCCTCAAGGTGGGTGACCCGCTGGTGGACGGCACGGACCAGGGCGCGCTGGTGTCGCGTGAGCACTTCGAGAAGGTGATGGGCTACATCGCGCTCGCGAAGCAGGAGGGCGGCCACATCCTCACCGGCGGCCAGCGCGCGAGCGTACCCGGCCGCTGCGCGAATGGCTGGTTCATCGAGCCCACGCTGGTGGAGGGCCTGGCGCCCACCTGCCGCACGAACCAGGAGGAGATCTTCGGTCCGGTGGCCACGCTCATGCCCTTCGACGACGAGGAGGAGGTGCTGTCGTGGGCCAACTCCACGCGCTACGGCCTGGCCGGCAGCGTGTGGACGAAGGACCTGACGCGCGCGCACCGGTTCGCGTCCCGGCTGCACAGCGGCATCGTCTGGGTGAACACCTGGATGCTGCGCGACCTGCGCACGCCGTTTGGCGGGGTGAAGGAGTCCGGCGTGGGCCGCGAGGGCGGCTGGGACGCGCTGCGCTTCTTCACCGAGCCCAAGAACGTCTGCATCAAGCTTTGA
- a CDS encoding SDR family oxidoreductase: MKGRRALVTGASSGLGRAIADTLVKERATVAVSSRGGEKLQKAAKELGAALAVPCDLTQPGAARGLVREVTQKLGGLDVLVVNAGGPPSGGFESITVEQWQTGFQSLWLATVDAIQEALPGMKAQGWGRIVLVTSTAAREAMNNLTVSNGLRAGLLGLVKSLSNEVGPYGITVNAALPGYHATDRMKDLGLSDEKVAPNIPARRLGRPEEFAALVTFLASEPAAYISGQSIACDGGALKGF, from the coding sequence TTGAAGGGTAGGCGGGCGCTGGTGACGGGCGCGTCCTCGGGGCTGGGGCGCGCCATCGCGGACACGCTGGTGAAGGAGCGCGCGACGGTGGCGGTGTCCTCGCGCGGCGGGGAGAAACTCCAGAAGGCGGCGAAGGAGCTGGGCGCGGCGCTCGCGGTGCCGTGTGATTTGACGCAGCCCGGGGCCGCGCGCGGGCTGGTGCGTGAAGTCACGCAGAAGCTGGGTGGCCTGGACGTGCTGGTGGTGAACGCGGGAGGCCCGCCGTCCGGAGGCTTCGAGTCCATCACGGTGGAGCAATGGCAGACAGGGTTCCAGAGCCTGTGGCTGGCCACGGTGGATGCGATTCAGGAAGCGCTGCCGGGCATGAAGGCGCAGGGCTGGGGCCGCATCGTGCTGGTGACGTCCACGGCGGCGCGCGAGGCGATGAACAACCTCACGGTGTCGAACGGCCTGCGCGCGGGGTTGCTGGGGCTGGTGAAGAGCCTGAGCAATGAAGTGGGCCCGTATGGCATCACGGTGAACGCGGCGCTGCCGGGCTACCACGCGACGGACCGGATGAAGGACCTGGGCCTGTCCGACGAGAAGGTGGCGCCGAACATCCCCGCACGGCGGCTGGGGAGGCCGGAGGAGTTCGCGGCGCTGGTGACGTTCCTCGCGTCGGAGCCGGCCGCGTACATCAGCGGCCAGTCCATTGCGTGTGACGGTGGTGCGCTGAAGGGCTTCTAG
- the nbaC gene encoding 3-hydroxyanthranilate 3,4-dioxygenase, with product MGRLTPINFKKWIDEHRPLLKPPVGNQQVWADRDFMVTVVGGPNSRTDFHVNEGEEFFYQLEGDITLRVIDDGQVQDIPIREGEIFLLPPKVPHSPQRPPNTIGLVLERRRQPQELDSFLWLCPKCGEKLYEESLHVTNLVTQLPPVFEHFYGNPDHCTCRKCGTQVTRGGAPK from the coding sequence ATGGGCCGACTGACCCCCATCAACTTCAAGAAGTGGATCGACGAGCACCGCCCCCTGCTCAAGCCGCCCGTGGGCAACCAGCAGGTGTGGGCGGACCGGGACTTCATGGTCACGGTGGTGGGCGGGCCCAACTCGCGCACGGATTTCCACGTCAACGAGGGCGAGGAGTTCTTCTACCAGTTGGAGGGCGACATCACCCTGCGCGTCATCGACGACGGGCAGGTGCAGGACATCCCCATCCGCGAGGGGGAAATCTTCCTCCTGCCGCCCAAGGTGCCGCACTCGCCGCAGCGTCCCCCGAACACCATCGGCCTGGTGCTGGAGCGCCGCCGCCAGCCGCAGGAATTGGATTCGTTCCTGTGGCTGTGCCCGAAGTGCGGCGAGAAGCTCTATGAGGAATCGCTGCACGTCACCAACCTGGTGACGCAGCTGCCGCCGGTGTTCGAGCACTTCTACGGCAACCCCGACCACTGCACGTGCAGGAAGTGCGGCACGCAGGTGACGCGGGGTGGTGCGCCCAAGTGA
- a CDS encoding amidohydrolase family protein, whose translation MKVDIHTHLLPPEFPRFAERFGYGGFITLDHHAPCRARMMRDDGKFFREIESNCWDPKQRVTECDAHGVQVQVLSTVPVLFSYWAKPQDGLEVARFLNDHLAGAVATAPRRFVGLGTVPLQSTDLAVKELERCVRDLGFAGVQIGSHVNDLNLSDPALFPFFQAASDLGAAVFVHPWDMMGEAKMTKYWLPWLVGMPAEVSLAICSLIFGGVMERLPKLRLAFAHGGGAFPGTLGRIQHGFEVRPDLVAVDNSVAPRDYLGRFWVDSLVHDAETLRGIVKLFGADKVALGSDYPFPLGEERPGTLIESLTDLAPSVRERLLSRNALEWLGRSHEDFAP comes from the coding sequence GTGAAGGTCGACATCCACACGCACCTCCTGCCCCCGGAGTTCCCCCGCTTCGCGGAGCGCTTCGGCTACGGCGGCTTCATCACGCTGGACCACCACGCGCCCTGCCGCGCGCGGATGATGCGGGACGACGGGAAGTTCTTCCGCGAGATTGAAAGCAACTGCTGGGACCCGAAGCAGCGCGTGACGGAGTGCGACGCGCACGGCGTCCAGGTGCAGGTGCTGTCCACGGTGCCCGTGCTCTTCAGCTACTGGGCGAAACCGCAGGACGGCCTGGAAGTGGCACGCTTCCTCAACGACCACCTGGCCGGCGCGGTGGCGACGGCGCCCAGGCGCTTCGTGGGTCTGGGCACGGTGCCGCTCCAATCCACCGACCTGGCGGTCAAGGAATTGGAGCGCTGCGTGCGCGACCTGGGCTTCGCGGGCGTGCAGATTGGCAGCCACGTCAATGACCTGAACCTGTCCGACCCCGCGCTCTTCCCTTTCTTCCAGGCGGCGAGCGACCTGGGCGCGGCCGTCTTCGTTCACCCGTGGGACATGATGGGTGAGGCGAAGATGACGAAGTACTGGCTGCCGTGGCTGGTGGGCATGCCCGCGGAGGTGTCGCTGGCCATCTGCTCGCTCATCTTCGGCGGGGTGATGGAGCGGCTGCCGAAGCTGCGGCTCGCGTTCGCGCACGGCGGCGGCGCGTTCCCCGGCACGCTGGGCCGCATCCAGCACGGCTTCGAGGTGCGCCCGGACCTGGTGGCGGTGGACAACTCCGTCGCGCCGCGCGACTACCTGGGGAGGTTCTGGGTGGACTCGCTGGTGCACGACGCGGAGACGTTGCGCGGCATCGTGAAGCTGTTCGGCGCGGACAAGGTCGCGCTGGGCAGTGACTACCCCTTCCCGCTGGGCGAGGAGCGGCCCGGCACGCTCATCGAGTCGCTGACGGACCTGGCGCCTTCCGTGCGCGAGCGGCTGCTGTCCCGAAATGCCCTGGAGTGGCTGGGGCGCTCGCACGAGGACTTCGCACCATGA
- a CDS encoding 2-keto-4-pentenoate hydratase has protein sequence MSSTVDVAALAGILDAARRERREIPPLSHAHPSLTVPDGYAVQAEGIRLREAQGERVVGLKMGFTSEAKRQQMNLGSPIFGVLTDRMRVQAGGVVRVGAGIHPRIEPEIAFRTSKELKGTVTRDEVLDACDAVFAAMEVLDSRFVGFKYFSLPDVVADNASSSLFVPGTLERGPRELDLTKLQMRMEVNGKVEGEARSDAISGDPVVSIIQLCALLAERGQVLPAGSLVLSGAATAAYLMKPGDHVRLTVDGLGTVEVTAAP, from the coding sequence ATGAGCTCGACTGTGGATGTAGCAGCCCTGGCTGGAATCCTGGACGCGGCGCGGCGCGAGCGGCGGGAGATACCGCCCCTGTCTCACGCGCACCCGAGCCTGACCGTGCCGGATGGCTACGCGGTTCAGGCGGAGGGCATCCGGCTGCGCGAGGCCCAGGGCGAGCGGGTGGTGGGCCTGAAGATGGGCTTCACGTCGGAGGCGAAGCGCCAGCAGATGAACCTGGGCTCGCCCATCTTCGGCGTGCTCACGGACCGGATGCGGGTGCAGGCGGGCGGCGTGGTGCGCGTGGGCGCGGGCATCCACCCGCGCATCGAGCCCGAAATCGCCTTCCGCACGTCGAAGGAGCTCAAGGGCACCGTGACGCGCGACGAGGTGCTGGACGCGTGCGACGCCGTCTTCGCGGCGATGGAGGTCCTGGACTCGCGCTTCGTGGGCTTCAAGTACTTCAGCCTGCCGGACGTGGTGGCGGACAACGCGTCGTCGTCGCTGTTCGTGCCGGGCACCCTGGAGCGCGGCCCGCGCGAGCTGGACCTGACGAAGCTCCAGATGCGCATGGAGGTGAACGGCAAGGTGGAGGGCGAGGCGCGCTCGGACGCCATCTCCGGCGACCCGGTGGTGTCCATCATCCAGTTGTGCGCGCTGCTCGCGGAGCGCGGCCAGGTTCTGCCCGCGGGAAGCCTGGTGCTCTCCGGCGCCGCCACCGCCGCGTACCTGATGAAGCCCGGCGACCACGTGCGGCTGACCGTGGACGGGCTGGGCACGGTGGAAGTGACGGCCGCGCCCTAG
- a CDS encoding TonB-dependent receptor, with protein sequence MVVLWGAGAWAQGNSVITGTLTNALDKKPLVDVVVTATSPQLQGERTVLTDKSGLYRIPQLPPGTYTLRFEAQGFQPYARDGILLRIDRTIRFNAELAPDNLSSDVEVVGSPPTLDVGSSAAGVTVDQDFIRNIAVIRPGTKGSASRSFEGLAELAPGATEDRYGVSISGSSSPESQYVVDGLSVNDPGVGTLGTPLSVEFVKEVNIITGGYMPEYGRSTGGVLNVVTKSGSNEFHGSVFANYAPGAFQTSGKEILREGSVISAQGSAHNLGDFGFDLGGPLLKDKLWFYVGVAPSFNRIEVNRQLSSYELCSEVDPENGCSAVGARRKDPTTGFSQVTPIAGTNSSRFADERSVQYLGKLTYNFNPDHSLSVSVFGTPRSSGGSGKYAFSDDGEPEVCTSLSCTGFVQGAYESIATRRSNSAMDIVAKQASSFFDKKLLVDATLGWHHQADSILPSDGSDLGSGEGLSAQSNIAWRRTRNPGYHTINEFEQIPAGACGTTPEEQRLRCPVLAYSTGGPGTISVQRLDRVQGKVMGTYLLEALGHHILKAGADIERMSFYNNRARTGGTPWQECTGGDCFFSLNQYGYLAGPDLPVFLPSKEGTSTSTTVGGFLQDSWSVMDKVTVNVGLRYDVQTIYGLDGEVGLHLPNQWSPRLGVIYDPTQSGRAKLFANYARFFENVPLDMADLSFPQQQLLSATYDSPPCVPSREDSLLGDCTQNANRQPIGNRESPNQLWDAQGGDRVPVDPQIRAQSADEFVLGGEYELFAASRLGATYTRRYLNDVIEDMSRDDGSTFFLGNPGKGYSTDFPLARREYDAVNLYFQRAFTNGWLAQASYTWSTLRGNYSGLFRADTGQLSPNLTRDFDLVSLTVNREGQLPGDRTHSFKVFAAKELVLGPRTSINVGGNYRARSGTPLNYLGAHPRRSGSETFILPRGSAGRLPWVHGVDGHLGLNQRLVKDYVLTVSLDVFNLFNFQQYTDVDQTFTTTRVYAIEQGGKPDDLTACLTAGNPNCKVISTATNQPIGEADINPNFKRPTAYQAPRSIRLGAKLSF encoded by the coding sequence ATGGTCGTGTTGTGGGGAGCCGGGGCCTGGGCCCAGGGCAACTCGGTCATCACCGGGACCCTGACCAACGCGCTCGACAAGAAGCCCCTGGTGGATGTCGTGGTCACCGCCACGTCCCCCCAGTTGCAGGGCGAGCGCACCGTCCTCACCGACAAGAGCGGCCTGTACCGCATCCCCCAGCTTCCGCCGGGCACGTACACGCTGCGCTTCGAGGCCCAGGGCTTCCAGCCCTATGCCCGCGACGGCATCCTGCTGCGAATCGACCGCACCATCCGCTTCAACGCGGAGCTGGCGCCGGACAACTTGAGCTCCGACGTCGAGGTCGTCGGCTCGCCCCCCACCCTGGACGTGGGCTCCAGCGCCGCGGGCGTCACCGTGGACCAGGACTTCATCCGCAACATCGCCGTCATCCGCCCCGGCACCAAGGGCTCCGCGTCCCGCTCCTTCGAAGGCCTGGCGGAGCTCGCCCCCGGCGCCACCGAGGACCGCTACGGCGTGAGCATCAGCGGCAGTTCGTCGCCTGAGAGCCAGTACGTCGTGGACGGCCTGTCCGTGAACGACCCGGGCGTGGGCACGCTGGGCACGCCCCTGTCCGTGGAGTTCGTCAAGGAGGTCAACATCATCACCGGCGGCTACATGCCGGAGTACGGCCGCTCCACCGGCGGCGTGCTCAACGTCGTCACCAAGTCCGGCTCCAACGAGTTCCACGGCTCCGTGTTCGCCAACTACGCGCCCGGCGCGTTCCAGACGTCCGGCAAGGAGATATTGCGCGAAGGCAGCGTCATCTCCGCGCAGGGCAGCGCGCACAACCTGGGCGACTTCGGCTTCGACCTGGGCGGCCCCCTGCTCAAGGACAAGCTCTGGTTCTACGTGGGCGTCGCGCCGTCCTTCAACCGCATCGAGGTGAACCGCCAGCTCAGCAGCTACGAGCTGTGCTCGGAGGTGGACCCGGAGAACGGCTGCTCCGCCGTGGGCGCGCGCCGCAAGGACCCCACCACCGGCTTCTCCCAGGTGACCCCCATCGCGGGCACCAACTCCAGCCGCTTCGCCGACGAGCGCAGCGTGCAGTACCTGGGCAAGCTCACGTACAACTTCAACCCGGACCACAGCCTGTCCGTGTCCGTGTTCGGCACGCCGCGCTCCTCCGGCGGCAGCGGCAAGTACGCCTTCAGCGACGACGGCGAGCCGGAGGTGTGCACCAGCCTGTCGTGCACCGGCTTCGTGCAGGGCGCGTATGAATCCATCGCCACCCGGCGCAGCAACAGCGCCATGGACATCGTCGCGAAGCAGGCGTCGTCCTTCTTCGACAAGAAGCTGCTCGTGGACGCGACGCTCGGCTGGCACCACCAGGCGGACTCCATCCTCCCTTCGGACGGCTCCGACCTGGGCTCCGGCGAGGGCCTGTCCGCGCAGTCCAACATCGCCTGGCGCCGCACCCGCAACCCCGGCTACCACACCATCAACGAGTTCGAGCAGATCCCCGCGGGCGCCTGCGGCACCACGCCCGAGGAGCAGCGGCTGCGCTGCCCCGTGCTGGCCTACTCCACCGGCGGCCCCGGCACCATCAGCGTCCAGCGCCTGGACCGCGTGCAGGGCAAGGTGATGGGCACGTACCTGCTGGAGGCCCTGGGCCACCACATCCTCAAGGCCGGCGCGGACATCGAGCGGATGAGCTTCTACAACAACCGCGCGCGCACCGGCGGCACGCCCTGGCAGGAGTGCACCGGCGGCGACTGCTTCTTCAGCCTCAACCAGTACGGCTACCTGGCCGGCCCGGACCTCCCGGTGTTCCTGCCCAGCAAGGAGGGCACCTCCACGTCCACCACCGTGGGCGGCTTCCTCCAGGACAGCTGGTCCGTCATGGACAAGGTCACCGTCAACGTGGGCCTGCGCTACGACGTGCAGACCATCTACGGCCTGGACGGCGAGGTGGGCCTGCACCTGCCCAACCAGTGGTCCCCGCGCCTGGGCGTCATCTACGACCCGACGCAGAGTGGCCGCGCCAAGCTCTTCGCCAACTACGCGCGCTTCTTCGAGAACGTCCCCCTGGACATGGCGGACCTGTCCTTCCCGCAGCAGCAGCTGCTCTCCGCCACCTACGACTCGCCTCCGTGCGTTCCCTCCCGTGAGGACTCGCTGCTCGGGGACTGCACCCAGAACGCCAACCGTCAGCCCATTGGCAACCGCGAGAGCCCCAACCAGCTGTGGGACGCGCAGGGCGGCGACCGCGTGCCGGTGGACCCCCAGATTCGCGCGCAGTCCGCGGACGAGTTCGTGCTGGGCGGTGAGTACGAGCTCTTCGCCGCGAGCCGCCTGGGCGCCACGTACACCCGGCGCTACCTCAACGACGTCATCGAGGACATGAGCCGCGATGACGGCAGCACCTTCTTCCTGGGCAACCCGGGCAAGGGCTACTCCACGGACTTCCCGCTGGCCCGGCGCGAGTACGACGCGGTCAACCTCTACTTCCAGCGCGCCTTCACCAACGGGTGGCTGGCCCAGGCCAGCTACACCTGGTCCACCCTGCGCGGGAACTACTCCGGCCTGTTCCGCGCGGACACCGGCCAGCTGTCCCCCAACCTCACGCGCGACTTCGACCTGGTGTCGCTCACCGTCAACCGCGAGGGCCAGCTGCCCGGGGACCGCACGCACTCGTTCAAGGTGTTCGCCGCGAAGGAGCTGGTGCTGGGGCCCCGCACCAGCATCAACGTGGGCGGCAACTACCGGGCGCGCTCTGGCACGCCGCTCAACTACCTGGGCGCGCACCCGCGCCGCAGCGGTTCCGAGACGTTCATCCTGCCGCGCGGCAGCGCGGGCCGGCTGCCCTGGGTGCACGGCGTGGACGGGCACCTGGGCCTCAACCAGCGGCTGGTGAAGGACTACGTCCTCACGGTGTCCCTGGACGTGTTCAACCTCTTCAACTTCCAGCAGTACACGGACGTGGACCAGACCTTCACCACCACGCGCGTGTACGCCATCGAGCAGGGCGGCAAGCCGGACGACCTCACCGCCTGCCTCACCGCCGGCAACCCCAACTGCAAGGTCATCTCCACCGCCACGAACCAGCCCATTGGCGAGGCGGACATCAACCCCAACTTCAAGCGGCCCACCGCCTACCAGGCTCCGCGCTCCATCCGCCTGGGCGCGAAGCTCAGCTTCTAG
- the kynU gene encoding kynureninase: protein MTAPVYENTDVFAYGLDAADPLRPLRDEFLFPPAPSGAPAIYLAGNSLGLQPRKARKYVQMEMEDWERLGVEGHVHGRHPWLPYHEQLTDMVARVVGAQPQEVVVMNTLSVNLHLMMVSFYRPTRERFKILIEGGAFPSDQYAVASQARFHGHDPKEAIVRLMPREGEDTLRSEDILAAIERHGKELALVMLGSVNYLTGQAFDLKEITRVAHAQGCKVGFDLAHGAGNLKLSLHDDGPDFAVWCSYKYLNGGPGSLGGVFVHERHAHSPDLPRFEGWWGHNKATRFEMGPTFDPLPGAEGWQLSNPPIFQLAALRSSLELFDRATMAALRAKSDHLTGYMEFLLDRLPAGYVTITTPRDLKQRGAQLSLRFKGEPKRLLQRLSAAGIICDFREPDIIRAAPAPLYNTYLDVFRFVKALEAHALE from the coding sequence ATGACGGCCCCTGTCTACGAGAACACCGATGTGTTCGCCTACGGCCTGGACGCGGCGGATCCGCTGAGGCCCCTGCGCGACGAGTTCCTCTTCCCCCCGGCCCCTTCCGGCGCGCCGGCCATCTATCTGGCGGGCAATTCGCTGGGGCTGCAGCCGCGCAAGGCGCGCAAGTACGTGCAGATGGAGATGGAGGACTGGGAGCGGCTGGGCGTGGAGGGCCACGTGCACGGCCGCCACCCGTGGCTGCCCTACCACGAGCAGCTCACCGACATGGTGGCGAGGGTGGTGGGCGCGCAGCCGCAGGAAGTCGTGGTGATGAACACCCTGTCGGTGAACCTGCACCTGATGATGGTGTCGTTCTACCGGCCCACGCGCGAGCGCTTCAAGATCCTGATTGAAGGCGGCGCCTTCCCGTCGGACCAGTACGCGGTGGCGTCGCAGGCGCGCTTCCATGGCCATGACCCGAAGGAGGCCATCGTCCGGCTGATGCCCCGCGAGGGCGAGGACACGCTGCGCTCCGAGGACATCCTGGCGGCCATCGAGCGGCACGGGAAGGAGCTCGCGCTGGTGATGCTGGGCAGCGTGAACTACCTCACCGGGCAGGCGTTCGACCTGAAGGAGATCACGCGCGTGGCGCACGCGCAGGGCTGCAAGGTGGGCTTCGACCTGGCGCACGGGGCGGGCAACCTGAAGCTGTCCTTGCACGACGACGGGCCGGACTTCGCGGTGTGGTGTTCGTACAAGTACCTCAACGGCGGACCGGGCAGCCTGGGCGGCGTGTTCGTGCACGAGCGGCACGCGCACTCCCCGGACCTGCCGCGCTTCGAGGGCTGGTGGGGACACAACAAGGCCACGCGCTTCGAGATGGGCCCCACCTTCGACCCGCTGCCGGGCGCGGAGGGGTGGCAGCTGTCCAACCCGCCCATCTTCCAGTTGGCGGCGCTGCGCTCGTCGCTGGAGCTGTTCGACCGGGCGACGATGGCGGCCCTGCGCGCGAAGAGCGACCACCTGACGGGCTACATGGAGTTCCTGCTGGACCGGCTGCCCGCGGGGTACGTCACCATCACCACGCCGCGGGATTTGAAGCAGCGCGGGGCGCAGCTGTCCCTGCGCTTCAAGGGCGAGCCGAAGCGGCTGCTCCAGCGGCTGTCCGCGGCCGGCATCATCTGCGACTTCCGCGAGCCGGACATCATCCGCGCCGCGCCCGCGCCCCTCTACAACACGTACCTGGACGTCTTCCGCTTCGTGAAGGCGCTGGAGGCCCATGCCCTCGAATGA
- a CDS encoding FAD-dependent oxidoreductase, producing the protein MPSNESKLTVVGAGLVGSLLSLYLARRGHTVEVLERRADMRRETLDAGRSINLAISTRGLHALRQVGLEEEALKHAIPMRGRVIHPVKGELAFQPYGKDDSQHINSISRGWLNKFLMTQAEGTGRVSIRFRQRVTHADPAAGALTVLDEATGETREVRDAVVFGTDGSGSAVREALQSQTDSQTLGHGYKELTIPPGEGGRFQMEKHALHIWPRGTFMLIALPNEDGSFTCTLFLPWEGPVSFATLQTPAALEAFFQEQFPDAKALIPGLVEEFFSRPTGQMVTVKCAPWHAGGRTLLLGDAAHAIVPFYGQGMNCGFEDCVVLDALLSKQADWAAAFDAFERLRKTNADAIADMAVENFIEMRDSTADPRFLLEKGVEKVLLNAFPGEFVSRYTLVSFSRVPYRLAYGVGSIAGGIVSELARELKRPEDVDLDLAAKLIRGRLTPFMEEHADGFRLEG; encoded by the coding sequence ATGCCCTCGAATGAGTCGAAGCTGACGGTGGTGGGAGCGGGCCTGGTGGGGTCGCTGCTCTCGCTGTACCTGGCCCGCCGGGGCCACACGGTGGAGGTGCTGGAGCGCCGGGCGGACATGCGCCGCGAGACGCTGGACGCGGGACGCTCCATCAACCTGGCCATCTCCACGCGCGGCCTGCATGCCTTGCGGCAGGTGGGCCTGGAGGAGGAGGCGCTGAAGCACGCCATCCCCATGCGCGGGCGGGTCATCCACCCGGTGAAGGGCGAGCTGGCCTTCCAGCCGTATGGGAAGGACGACTCGCAGCACATCAATTCCATTTCGCGCGGCTGGCTGAACAAGTTCCTGATGACGCAGGCGGAAGGGACGGGCCGTGTGTCCATCCGCTTCCGTCAGCGGGTGACGCACGCGGATCCGGCGGCCGGGGCGCTCACGGTGCTGGATGAGGCCACGGGCGAGACGCGCGAGGTGCGCGACGCGGTGGTGTTCGGCACGGACGGCTCGGGTTCGGCGGTGCGGGAGGCGCTGCAATCCCAGACGGACTCGCAGACGCTGGGGCATGGCTACAAGGAGCTGACGATTCCGCCGGGCGAGGGCGGGCGCTTCCAGATGGAGAAGCACGCGCTGCACATCTGGCCGCGCGGCACGTTCATGCTCATCGCGCTGCCGAATGAAGACGGCAGCTTCACGTGCACGCTGTTCCTGCCGTGGGAGGGGCCGGTGAGCTTCGCGACGCTCCAGACGCCCGCCGCGCTGGAGGCGTTCTTCCAGGAGCAGTTCCCGGACGCGAAGGCGCTGATTCCCGGGCTGGTGGAGGAGTTCTTCTCCCGGCCCACCGGGCAGATGGTGACGGTGAAGTGCGCGCCGTGGCACGCGGGTGGACGCACGCTGCTGCTGGGCGACGCGGCGCACGCCATCGTGCCGTTCTACGGCCAGGGGATGAACTGCGGCTTCGAGGACTGCGTGGTGCTGGACGCGCTCCTGTCGAAGCAGGCGGACTGGGCCGCGGCGTTCGACGCGTTCGAGCGGCTTCGCAAGACGAACGCGGACGCCATCGCGGACATGGCGGTGGAGAACTTCATCGAGATGCGCGACAGCACGGCGGATCCGCGCTTCCTGTTGGAGAAGGGCGTGGAGAAGGTGCTGCTCAACGCGTTCCCGGGCGAGTTCGTCAGCCGCTACACGCTGGTGAGCTTCAGCCGCGTGCCCTACCGGCTGGCGTACGGCGTGGGCTCCATCGCGGGCGGCATCGTGTCGGAGCTGGCGCGGGAGCTGAAGCGGCCGGAGGACGTGGACCTGGACCTGGCGGCGAAGCTGATTCGCGGCCGGCTGACCCCTTTCATGGAGGAGCACGCGGATGGATTTCGGCTTGAAGGGTAG
- a CDS encoding RidA family protein — protein sequence MSAGERIDSKKAPEPVGLYPHARRVGNLLFLSGVGPRERGSKAIPGVELDAAGNVVSYDIETQCHSVFRNVRYILEDAGSSWERLVDVTVYLTDMKRDFPTYNRLWAEYFKDNPPCRTTLEINALPTPIAIELKCIATIGDE from the coding sequence GTGAGCGCTGGCGAGCGGATCGATTCGAAGAAGGCCCCGGAGCCGGTGGGGCTCTACCCCCACGCGCGCCGCGTGGGGAACCTGTTGTTCCTCTCCGGCGTGGGCCCGCGCGAGCGCGGCAGCAAGGCCATCCCGGGCGTGGAGCTGGACGCGGCGGGCAACGTCGTCTCGTACGACATCGAGACGCAGTGCCACTCGGTGTTCCGCAACGTGCGCTACATCCTGGAGGACGCGGGCTCGTCGTGGGAGCGGCTGGTGGACGTGACGGTGTACCTCACGGACATGAAGCGGGACTTCCCCACGTACAACCGGCTGTGGGCGGAGTACTTCAAGGACAACCCGCCGTGCCGCACCACGCTCGAAATCAACGCGCTGCCCACGCCCATCGCCATTGAATTGAAGTGCATCGCCACCATTGGAGACGAGTGA